Proteins encoded by one window of Paenibacillus urinalis:
- a CDS encoding MFS transporter, which translates to MSLNSLTKAGGSGARLLPRPGSDPQTTIFPILIAIGLVHLLNDSVQSVIPAIFPVLQDNMGISYSQMGWIAFALNITASIMQPVVGYFSDKRPTPALLPIGMAFTCSGMIFLAFANSYLAILLAVIMVGLGSAAFHPEGSKVSHMAAGNRRGLAQSIFQVGGNAGQSLAPLLTRWVFIPFGLMGSLGFAALAAVGIAVQIYIARWYGRTLRSAGYAKKKANAGVINPAVKNKIMYAFVVLVLLVFVRSWYISSIGSYYAFFLKDAFTLSTEDAQIFIFLFLGAGAVGTFLGGPLADRFGKRNVILASMALASPLALILPYANLFWTGVLLTIIGFIMLSSFSVTVVYAQMLVPGKIGTVSGMITGLAFGLGGLGSLVLGNWIDAAGIHTVMFVCSFMPLLGILTFLLPTDKRLASWTDHPAS; encoded by the coding sequence CCGCAGACTACCATTTTCCCTATTCTGATTGCCATTGGTCTTGTGCATCTGCTCAATGATTCGGTGCAATCCGTCATTCCCGCGATCTTTCCAGTGCTGCAGGACAACATGGGGATCAGCTACAGCCAGATGGGGTGGATCGCATTCGCCCTGAATATCACCGCTTCGATCATGCAGCCGGTCGTAGGTTATTTCTCCGATAAACGGCCAACGCCGGCGCTGCTTCCGATCGGTATGGCTTTTACCTGCTCAGGCATGATCTTCCTCGCCTTTGCCAATAGTTATCTGGCGATTCTGCTTGCGGTAATTATGGTCGGATTAGGCTCGGCCGCCTTCCATCCCGAGGGCTCCAAAGTATCCCATATGGCGGCAGGCAATCGCCGCGGTTTGGCACAATCCATCTTTCAGGTTGGAGGTAACGCGGGCCAGTCACTGGCACCGCTTCTAACCCGCTGGGTGTTCATTCCTTTTGGTCTCATGGGCTCACTTGGCTTCGCCGCTCTGGCGGCGGTCGGTATCGCCGTTCAGATCTACATCGCAAGATGGTACGGAAGAACCCTTCGAAGTGCAGGCTACGCCAAGAAAAAGGCCAATGCCGGTGTCATAAATCCAGCAGTGAAGAACAAGATTATGTACGCCTTTGTCGTCCTGGTTCTGCTCGTATTTGTACGGTCTTGGTATATCTCATCGATCGGCAGCTACTATGCCTTCTTCCTGAAGGATGCCTTTACGCTTTCGACGGAAGATGCACAGATTTTTATTTTCTTGTTCCTGGGAGCAGGTGCAGTGGGTACCTTCCTGGGCGGTCCGCTGGCTGACCGTTTCGGTAAGCGTAATGTCATTCTGGCGTCTATGGCGCTGGCCTCTCCGCTTGCACTGATTCTGCCCTATGCGAATCTGTTCTGGACAGGGGTACTGCTGACGATCATCGGATTTATCATGCTGTCCAGCTTCTCCGTAACCGTCGTCTATGCCCAAATGCTCGTACCCGGCAAGATCGGTACCGTATCCGGCATGATCACAGGTCTTGCCTTTGGACTCGGTGGACTTGGCTCACTGGTACTTGGCAACTGGATCGACGCAGCAGGAATTCACACGGTGATGTTCGTCTGCAGCTTCATGCCGCTGCTGGGTATTCTCACCTTCCTATTGCCAACCGATAAACGTCTCGCCTCCTGGACGGATCATCCCGCCTCCTAA
- a CDS encoding AraC family transcriptional regulator, which yields MAEIVEYGISITMLYTMIKTVSLSGYDVDTFCRDNGLDPRLLQDPEARIGAEQHVKLACAAAELLEDAYFGLHQGSQMEMADLGVLGYTMVHSGTIEECIHAYQRYYATVCSGYDIRLSRQGSETVLTLSLEELSYPPSRHCVDDMVSSLVHIMTRLSGRTIKFSRITLMHPAPDSGDEYREVLGVQPEFNKEHTSLYFPQEVLEYPVIYADARLAGWFEERTSDVLLKLKAGRHFTDELTRWMMEQLKVRLPGISDAAAHFHMSTRTLQARLQQENTTYRRLLNDIRKELALRYLKEPEQSIADIAFLLHFSEDSAFQHAFKKWTGLAPGQYRTIDAK from the coding sequence GTGGCGGAAATCGTCGAATACGGCATATCCATTACGATGCTATATACCATGATCAAGACCGTTTCTTTATCCGGTTATGATGTGGATACCTTTTGCCGTGACAATGGTCTGGACCCCAGATTGCTGCAGGATCCGGAAGCCCGCATTGGTGCAGAGCAGCATGTGAAGCTGGCTTGTGCGGCGGCAGAGCTTCTGGAGGATGCGTATTTTGGACTTCACCAGGGTTCTCAGATGGAGATGGCGGATCTTGGAGTGCTGGGGTATACGATGGTGCATTCAGGGACCATTGAGGAATGTATTCACGCCTATCAAAGATATTATGCAACGGTCTGCAGCGGCTATGATATACGGCTCTCTAGGCAGGGTTCAGAGACGGTGCTGACTTTATCGCTTGAAGAGCTGTCCTATCCGCCATCTAGACATTGTGTAGACGATATGGTGAGCTCGCTTGTTCATATCATGACCCGGCTTAGCGGCAGAACCATCAAGTTCAGCAGGATAACCCTTATGCATCCGGCACCGGACAGCGGAGATGAATACAGGGAAGTGCTGGGTGTACAGCCAGAGTTTAATAAGGAGCACACGAGTCTGTATTTTCCTCAGGAAGTACTGGAGTATCCGGTGATTTATGCTGATGCCAGGCTCGCCGGATGGTTTGAAGAGAGGACCTCGGATGTACTCCTTAAGCTGAAGGCTGGTCGTCACTTTACGGATGAGCTCACAAGGTGGATGATGGAGCAGCTCAAGGTCAGGCTCCCGGGCATATCGGATGCTGCGGCACATTTTCATATGAGCACGAGAACGCTTCAGGCTAGGCTTCAGCAGGAGAATACGACTTATAGAAGGCTGCTCAATGATATTCGCAAGGAGCTGGCGCTTAGATATCTTAAGGAGCCGGAGCAATCCATTGCGGACATTGCTTTTTTGCTTCATTTTTCGGAGGACAGTGCGTTTCAGCATGCTTTTAAAAAGTGGACAGGACTCGCTCCGGGACAATATCGCACAATTGATGCGAAATGA